A region of Microbacterium suwonense DNA encodes the following proteins:
- a CDS encoding GNAT family N-acetyltransferase has translation MLLRAATVDDAHGIAVVHVRSWQAGYRGLMPQHVLDGLSIAEREAGWARILTETVRGSQTLVVERAGTLVGWASFGDARDADAAGTGELWGIYAHPDAWSTGVGHLLIDGVERALVDAGHEAAYLWVLEGNERAASFYERHGWASDGATKVDRRPGMVLHERRHVKRLG, from the coding sequence ATGCTGTTGCGCGCCGCGACCGTCGACGACGCGCATGGCATCGCCGTGGTGCATGTGCGGTCCTGGCAGGCGGGGTACCGCGGGCTGATGCCGCAGCACGTCCTCGACGGGCTCTCAATCGCCGAGCGGGAGGCGGGCTGGGCACGGATCCTCACCGAGACCGTTCGCGGGTCGCAGACCCTGGTCGTCGAGCGCGCGGGGACGCTGGTGGGCTGGGCGAGTTTCGGCGATGCCCGGGATGCGGATGCCGCCGGCACCGGCGAACTGTGGGGGATCTACGCGCATCCGGATGCCTGGTCGACGGGTGTCGGGCATCTGCTGATCGATGGTGTCGAGCGGGCACTGGTCGATGCCGGCCACGAGGCGGCGTACCTGTGGGTGCTGGAGGGGAATGAGCGCGCGGCGTCGTTCTACGAGCGGCACGGCTGGGCATCCGACGGTGCGACGAAGGTCGATCGCCGGCCCGGGATGGTGCTGCATGAGCGTCGGCACGTGAAGCGACTGGGCTGA
- a CDS encoding carboxylesterase/lipase family protein: MNESPIAQTVEGPVRGIRRSDDLAFLGIPYAAPPTGRRRFLPPQPVDPWTDPLDATAYGATPQRREEPNAIIPEPSVPGAATLNLNVFTPALEGALPVLVWIHGGGYSAGSAASPWYDGRTFSRDGVVTVSISYRLGFDGFGVIDGVPDNRGVRDWIAALEWVQRNVAAFGGDPGRVTIAGQSAGGGAVLTLFGMPSAQHLFHAGMSFSGALGDLPRDLVRRRSIGLAEMAGTEPTLDGFRAVKERELTRHQYKASLLGKTGLAATTATLVDGLPWGPVIDGELIAQPTPESLAAGVGADKPLLLGATDDEFTMAFDSAPRWLRWVPVRLALRVVEKAGSVRRAWHRANRGRRTGPALGRYVSDQVFRSLVLRVAEVRRDAGTWVYRFAWRSPVNGWAHHCLDVPFWFDCLDEPHVPKMAGDHPPLALADEMHTAAVAFVRDGAPGWPAWRTEPGITRVFGDQPALSRSAYDDALPLV, translated from the coding sequence ATGAATGAGTCACCGATCGCGCAGACCGTCGAGGGGCCGGTGCGCGGCATCCGTCGCTCGGACGACCTGGCCTTCCTCGGCATCCCGTACGCCGCCCCGCCCACCGGGCGCCGGAGGTTCCTGCCGCCCCAGCCGGTCGATCCCTGGACCGACCCGCTCGATGCCACCGCGTACGGCGCGACCCCGCAGCGCCGCGAGGAGCCGAACGCGATCATCCCCGAGCCGAGTGTGCCCGGCGCTGCGACGCTGAACCTGAACGTCTTCACTCCTGCTCTCGAGGGTGCACTCCCGGTGCTGGTGTGGATCCATGGCGGCGGGTACTCCGCCGGCTCCGCCGCGAGCCCGTGGTACGACGGCCGCACTTTCAGCCGCGACGGCGTGGTGACGGTGAGCATCTCGTACCGGCTCGGCTTCGACGGCTTCGGCGTGATCGACGGCGTGCCCGACAATCGTGGTGTACGGGACTGGATCGCGGCACTCGAATGGGTGCAGCGCAATGTCGCGGCCTTCGGCGGCGACCCCGGCCGGGTGACGATCGCCGGGCAATCCGCCGGCGGTGGTGCGGTGCTCACCCTGTTCGGGATGCCGAGTGCCCAGCACCTGTTCCATGCCGGGATGTCGTTCAGCGGCGCACTCGGCGATCTGCCGCGTGATCTGGTGCGCCGCCGCAGCATCGGCCTGGCCGAGATGGCGGGCACCGAGCCCACTCTCGACGGGTTCCGTGCCGTGAAGGAGCGCGAACTGACCCGCCATCAGTACAAGGCGTCGCTGCTGGGGAAGACCGGTCTCGCCGCGACCACTGCGACTCTGGTCGACGGGCTGCCGTGGGGTCCGGTGATCGACGGTGAGCTGATCGCGCAGCCCACACCCGAATCGCTCGCTGCCGGCGTCGGCGCGGACAAGCCCCTGCTGCTGGGCGCCACCGACGACGAGTTCACGATGGCTTTCGACAGCGCGCCGCGCTGGCTGCGCTGGGTGCCGGTGCGGCTGGCGCTGCGGGTGGTCGAGAAGGCCGGTAGCGTCAGACGCGCCTGGCATCGTGCGAACCGTGGCCGTCGCACCGGGCCCGCACTGGGCCGGTACGTCAGCGACCAGGTGTTCCGCTCACTGGTGCTGCGGGTCGCCGAGGTACGACGGGATGCGGGCACCTGGGTCTACCGCTTCGCGTGGCGCTCCCCCGTCAACGGCTGGGCGCACCACTGCCTGGACGTGCCGTTCTGGTTCGACTGCCTCGACGAGCCGCACGTTCCGAAGATGGCCGGGGATCATCCGCCGCTGGCTCTGGCCGACGAGATGCATACGGCCGCCGTGGCGTTCGTACGCGACGGCGCTCCGGGGTGGCCGGCCTGGCGCACCGAGCCGGGCATCACCCGTGTGTTCGGTGACCAGCCCGCCCTGTCGCGCTCTGCCTACGACGACGCCCTGCCCCTGGTGTGA
- a CDS encoding extracellular solute-binding protein, with protein MNRKILAAGSIAAVAALALAGCSADADEPAEPGGPITLSMSAWSIDTTPEFQALADAFHDQNPDITIDLKEYDPTDYNTLVTADLAAGSGPDIITQKEVKYVTTLQEGGQLLDVSDVKLPDGIGGADSYTVDGVAYATPYRQDSWVLFYNKDLFEKAGVTEPDGSWTWDDYDAAAAKLTAGAGGAKGSYTHRWQSVVQGFANAQTGSDILKGKYDYMKPYYERVLKLDADGDQVDFNTSSANQLTYQGEFGKQKAAMMPMGTWFVATLIAQQASGDADDFDWGIAPIPQLDSSTTGTDSIPVTFGDPTGFGINAAVSAEKAAAAKKFLEFASSEDAAQVLANIGITPALSSDAVAETYFAVAGAPTDDLSKFAWSTHKVLPENPTSSKTAAIQGILGDMHTAIMSGSADVDDAIAEAEDRVANEVGLD; from the coding sequence ATGAACAGAAAGATCCTCGCTGCCGGCAGCATCGCGGCTGTGGCCGCGCTGGCGCTCGCCGGATGCAGCGCCGACGCCGATGAGCCCGCCGAGCCGGGCGGGCCCATCACGCTGAGCATGTCGGCGTGGAGCATCGACACCACGCCCGAGTTCCAGGCGCTCGCCGACGCGTTCCACGACCAGAACCCCGACATCACCATCGACCTGAAGGAATACGACCCGACCGACTACAACACGCTCGTCACCGCCGACCTCGCCGCCGGATCCGGCCCCGACATCATCACGCAGAAGGAGGTCAAGTACGTCACCACCCTGCAGGAGGGCGGTCAGCTGCTCGACGTCTCCGATGTGAAGCTGCCCGACGGCATCGGCGGTGCGGACTCGTACACGGTCGACGGCGTCGCCTACGCCACCCCGTACCGCCAGGACTCGTGGGTGCTGTTCTACAACAAGGATCTCTTCGAGAAGGCCGGTGTCACCGAGCCCGACGGCTCGTGGACCTGGGACGACTACGACGCGGCGGCCGCGAAGCTGACCGCCGGCGCGGGCGGCGCGAAGGGCAGCTACACGCACCGCTGGCAGTCGGTGGTGCAGGGCTTCGCCAACGCGCAGACCGGTTCGGACATCCTCAAGGGGAAGTACGACTACATGAAGCCGTACTACGAGCGCGTGCTGAAGCTGGACGCCGACGGCGATCAGGTCGACTTCAACACCTCCAGCGCGAACCAGCTCACCTACCAGGGCGAGTTCGGCAAGCAGAAGGCGGCGATGATGCCGATGGGCACCTGGTTCGTCGCCACGCTGATCGCCCAGCAGGCCTCGGGCGATGCAGACGACTTCGACTGGGGCATCGCCCCGATTCCGCAGCTGGACTCGTCGACCACCGGCACCGACAGCATCCCGGTCACCTTCGGCGATCCGACCGGCTTCGGCATCAACGCCGCGGTCAGCGCCGAGAAGGCGGCCGCTGCGAAGAAGTTCCTCGAGTTCGCCTCCAGTGAGGATGCCGCGCAGGTGCTCGCCAACATCGGCATCACCCCGGCGCTGAGCAGCGATGCGGTCGCCGAGACCTACTTCGCGGTCGCCGGGGCGCCCACCGATGACCTGTCGAAGTTCGCCTGGTCGACGCACAAGGTGCTGCCCGAGAACCCGACCTCGAGCAAGACCGCGGCGATCCAGGGCATCCTGGGCGACATGCACACCGCGATCATGTCCGGCTCCGCCGACGTCGACGATGCGATCGCCGAGGCAGAGGACCGCGTCGCCAACGAGGTGGGCCTGGACTGA
- a CDS encoding zinc-dependent alcohol dehydrogenase family protein, with protein MRAVIMHGPGDVRVEDVPTPQLVEPTDAIIRVDAACICGSDLWPYRGIEKQKRPTRMGHEYIGLIEQIGPEVRDLAVGDFVVGSFMASDGTCEICAAGYQSRCIHVVGMGSVGTQAEYARIPWADGTLVKVAGEITPERRRSLLAASDVLGTGWFAAVAAEAGPGKTVAVVGDGAVGLLGILAASRLGAERIIAMSRHADRQALARRFGATDIVEERGDAGVARIKELTGGYGAHSTIEAVGTQESMEQAIRATRAGGHVGFVGVSHGVALDGAELFFSGVHLHGGPAPVRRFLPELIELIMTDRIDPGAVFDLTLPFDAAAAAEGYRAMDERRATKVLLEF; from the coding sequence ATGCGCGCAGTGATCATGCACGGGCCCGGCGACGTCCGGGTCGAAGACGTCCCCACCCCGCAGCTCGTCGAGCCGACCGACGCGATCATCCGCGTCGACGCCGCCTGCATCTGCGGATCCGACCTGTGGCCGTACCGGGGCATCGAGAAGCAGAAGCGGCCGACGCGGATGGGTCACGAGTACATCGGCCTGATCGAGCAGATCGGCCCCGAGGTGCGCGACCTCGCGGTCGGCGACTTCGTGGTCGGCTCGTTCATGGCATCCGACGGCACCTGCGAGATCTGCGCGGCCGGCTACCAGTCCCGTTGCATCCACGTCGTCGGCATGGGGTCGGTGGGCACGCAGGCCGAATACGCGCGCATCCCCTGGGCCGACGGCACGCTGGTGAAGGTCGCCGGCGAGATCACGCCGGAGCGGCGGCGGAGCCTGCTCGCCGCCTCCGATGTGCTCGGCACCGGCTGGTTCGCCGCCGTCGCCGCCGAAGCCGGGCCGGGCAAGACCGTGGCCGTGGTGGGCGACGGTGCTGTCGGCCTGCTCGGCATCCTCGCCGCGTCGCGTCTGGGCGCCGAGCGGATCATCGCGATGTCGCGCCACGCCGACCGGCAGGCGCTGGCCCGCCGCTTCGGGGCGACAGACATCGTCGAGGAGCGCGGAGACGCCGGCGTCGCGCGGATCAAGGAGCTCACCGGCGGTTACGGTGCGCACTCCACCATCGAGGCAGTGGGCACGCAGGAGTCCATGGAGCAGGCGATCCGCGCCACCCGCGCCGGTGGGCACGTCGGCTTCGTCGGCGTCTCGCACGGCGTCGCCCTCGACGGCGCCGAGCTGTTCTTCTCGGGCGTGCACCTGCACGGCGGCCCTGCACCCGTGCGGCGGTTCCTGCCCGAGCTGATCGAGCTGATCATGACCGACCGGATCGACCCCGGTGCGGTGTTCGATCTCACACTCCCCTTCGACGCCGCCGCCGCCGCCGAGGGCTATCGCGCCATGGACGAGCGCCGCGCGACGAAGGTGCTGCTGGAGTTCTGA
- a CDS encoding LacI family DNA-binding transcriptional regulator, with protein sequence MPQQRVSMAMVATRAGVSGQTVSRVANGSPKVDPDTRARVERAMAELGYRPNRAARALRTGRTHTLGLVAQTLATVGNSRMLQAVAESAASRGYAVTVVTLGSDGDIDGAFDSLRDQGVDGAIVLNEATALARDAASAGLRLVVVDSPPDERFTVIGTDHAVGARAATAHLLTAGHSTVHHLAGPGDSFAASERERGWREALAAAGVEAPPVVRGDWTAASGRAQTERMLASADLSALFAANDQMALGALRAIAESGRCVPEDIAVVGFDDIADAAEFQPPLTTVRQDFDALGEQAVSRLVAWIEGEHPADLLLTPVLVTRASA encoded by the coding sequence ATGCCGCAGCAGCGCGTGTCGATGGCGATGGTCGCCACGCGAGCGGGGGTGTCTGGGCAGACCGTCTCGCGCGTCGCCAACGGCAGTCCGAAGGTCGACCCCGACACACGGGCGCGTGTGGAGCGGGCCATGGCAGAGCTCGGCTACCGCCCGAACCGCGCCGCACGGGCACTGCGCACCGGACGCACGCACACCCTCGGATTGGTCGCACAGACCCTCGCCACGGTCGGGAACTCACGGATGCTGCAGGCGGTGGCCGAATCCGCGGCCTCCCGCGGCTACGCGGTCACGGTCGTCACGCTCGGATCGGACGGCGACATCGACGGCGCGTTCGACAGTCTGCGCGATCAGGGCGTGGACGGGGCGATCGTGCTCAACGAGGCGACCGCGCTCGCGCGCGATGCGGCATCCGCCGGCCTCCGCCTGGTCGTCGTCGATTCCCCGCCGGACGAGCGCTTCACCGTCATCGGCACGGATCACGCCGTGGGCGCGCGGGCGGCCACGGCGCATCTGCTCACGGCAGGGCACAGTACCGTGCACCACCTCGCCGGTCCCGGTGACTCCTTCGCGGCATCCGAACGCGAACGCGGCTGGCGCGAAGCGCTCGCCGCCGCCGGTGTCGAGGCGCCCCCTGTCGTGCGGGGCGACTGGACGGCGGCATCCGGCCGTGCGCAGACGGAGCGGATGCTGGCATCCGCCGACCTGAGCGCGCTGTTCGCGGCCAACGACCAGATGGCGCTCGGTGCGCTGCGCGCCATCGCAGAATCCGGCCGGTGTGTGCCGGAGGACATCGCCGTGGTCGGCTTCGACGACATCGCGGACGCCGCGGAGTTTCAGCCGCCGCTCACGACCGTGCGACAGGATTTCGATGCGCTCGGCGAGCAGGCCGTCAGCCGACTCGTCGCCTGGATCGAGGGTGAGCACCCCGCCGATCTGCTGCTGACACCGGTTCTCGTCACTCGCGCGAGCGCCTGA
- the galK gene encoding galactokinase, translating into MTASTAARELLTGMTGREPEGIWSAPGRVNLIGEHTDYNEGFVLPFAIPHRTYAAVALRDDDRIRVASTFADEPVEVPLNELDELFPTAPDASPAVPEWSAYVLGIAWALRARQPDAPTPGVDIAIASDVPVGAGLSSSAAIEGAVASALNELWGLGLDPVALAQVGRRAENEAVGAPTGIMDQMASMLGRPDAATFLDCRTLETRSIPTGFTAAGLEVLVIDTQVSHAHSTGGYRERRESCERGAALLGIRSLRDASISDLPRAAEAMDEVTFRRVRHIVTENQRVLDTVAALTEQGPRAIGELLVASHASMRDDFEISAPELDVAVDTALAHGAIGARMTGGGFGGAAIALVAHDVVDRVTDAVTQAFADAGFTAPHIFAVSPSAGPHRDA; encoded by the coding sequence ATGACTGCATCGACCGCCGCGCGCGAGCTGCTCACCGGGATGACCGGGCGCGAGCCCGAGGGCATCTGGTCGGCACCCGGCCGGGTGAACCTGATCGGCGAGCACACCGACTACAACGAGGGCTTCGTGCTGCCGTTCGCGATCCCGCACCGCACCTATGCTGCGGTCGCGCTGCGCGACGATGACCGGATCCGCGTCGCCTCGACCTTCGCGGACGAGCCCGTCGAGGTGCCGCTGAACGAGCTCGACGAGCTGTTCCCCACCGCACCCGACGCGAGCCCGGCCGTGCCGGAGTGGTCGGCGTACGTGCTCGGCATCGCCTGGGCGCTGCGTGCGCGGCAGCCCGACGCCCCCACCCCGGGAGTCGACATCGCGATCGCCTCCGACGTTCCGGTCGGCGCCGGACTGTCGTCGTCCGCCGCGATCGAGGGCGCCGTGGCATCCGCCCTGAACGAGCTGTGGGGCCTGGGGCTGGATCCTGTCGCGCTGGCACAGGTGGGTCGTCGCGCCGAGAACGAGGCCGTCGGCGCGCCCACCGGGATCATGGATCAGATGGCATCCATGCTCGGCCGGCCCGATGCGGCGACGTTCCTGGACTGCCGCACGCTCGAGACCCGCTCGATCCCGACCGGGTTCACCGCCGCTGGGCTCGAGGTGCTCGTGATCGACACGCAGGTATCGCACGCGCACTCCACCGGCGGGTACCGTGAGCGCCGCGAGTCCTGTGAGCGCGGGGCGGCGCTGCTCGGCATCCGCTCGCTGCGCGACGCGAGCATCTCCGACCTGCCGCGTGCCGCAGAGGCGATGGACGAGGTGACCTTCCGCCGGGTGCGGCACATCGTCACTGAGAACCAGCGTGTGCTCGACACCGTCGCGGCCCTCACCGAGCAGGGTCCGCGGGCGATAGGCGAACTGCTGGTCGCCTCGCATGCGTCGATGCGCGACGACTTCGAGATCTCGGCGCCCGAGCTCGACGTCGCCGTCGACACCGCGCTGGCGCACGGTGCGATCGGCGCCCGGATGACCGGCGGCGGCTTCGGCGGGGCCGCGATCGCCCTGGTCGCGCACGATGTGGTGGATCGCGTGACGGATGCCGTGACGCAGGCGTTCGCGGATGCCGGCTTCACCGCCCCGCACATCTTCGCCGTCTCTCCCTCGGCGGGCCCGCACCGGGACGCCTGA
- a CDS encoding carbohydrate ABC transporter permease, giving the protein MTRTIAPEAPLGRSPRRRRSARVRRSTLIGWTFILPNFAGFAAFTLVPVVILFYMAFTNWNVFGKADWIGLANFQRLLGDNSFRNAFWNTIYYSAMHIPLTIVVSLGLALLLNNKLRGVAFFRTAAFFPYITSIVAIAVVWNLLFSPDFGPINAVLRAIGIENPPGWLTSKDWALPAVVIVSTWRDMGYYMILFLAGLQTVPRELHEAARVDGANTWQRFVNVTLPCLRPTMFFVTVMLTINSLKIFDLILVMTEGGPGQATMVLSQFIYRKGFEESQFGYASAAAVALFFLCIVVTIAQFLWNKRRSI; this is encoded by the coding sequence ATGACCCGCACCATCGCACCCGAGGCGCCCCTGGGCCGGTCGCCTCGCCGACGCCGCTCGGCGCGCGTGCGCCGCAGCACCCTGATCGGCTGGACGTTCATCCTGCCGAACTTCGCCGGCTTCGCGGCCTTCACCCTCGTGCCGGTGGTGATCCTGTTCTACATGGCGTTCACCAACTGGAACGTCTTTGGCAAGGCCGATTGGATCGGCCTTGCCAACTTCCAGCGTCTGCTCGGCGACAACAGCTTCCGCAATGCGTTCTGGAACACCATCTACTACTCGGCGATGCACATCCCGCTGACCATCGTCGTCTCGCTCGGGCTCGCGCTGCTGCTGAACAACAAGCTGCGCGGCGTGGCCTTCTTCCGCACCGCGGCCTTCTTCCCCTACATCACCTCGATCGTCGCGATCGCCGTGGTGTGGAACCTGCTGTTCAGCCCCGACTTCGGCCCGATCAACGCCGTGCTGCGCGCGATAGGGATCGAGAACCCACCGGGATGGCTGACCTCGAAGGACTGGGCGCTGCCCGCCGTGGTGATCGTGAGCACCTGGCGTGACATGGGCTACTACATGATCCTGTTCCTGGCCGGCCTGCAGACCGTGCCGCGCGAGCTGCACGAGGCCGCGCGCGTGGACGGTGCGAACACATGGCAGCGGTTCGTCAACGTGACCCTGCCATGCCTGCGTCCGACGATGTTCTTCGTCACCGTCATGCTCACGATCAACTCGCTGAAGATCTTCGACCTCATCCTGGTGATGACCGAGGGCGGACCGGGGCAGGCGACCATGGTGCTCTCGCAGTTCATCTACCGCAAGGGCTTCGAGGAGTCGCAGTTCGGCTACGCCTCGGCGGCCGCGGTGGCGTTGTTCTTCCTGTGCATCGTCGTCACCATCGCCCAATTCCTCTGGAACAAGAGGAGGAGCATCTGA
- the galE gene encoding UDP-glucose 4-epimerase GalE, translated as MSWLVTGGAGYIGAHVVRALSSAGLTPVVLDDLSSGRPSFVTEDVALVEGTILDRELVERTLREHDVEGVIHVAGFKYAGVSVQRPLHTYAQNVEGTRVILEAMQSAGVANIVFSSSAAVYGTPDVALVTEDTPKHPASPYGESKLIGEWLLRDQGVATAASDTPLRHTSLRYFNVVGSADPTVYDVSPHNLFPIVFEALLEGRTPSIFGDDYDTPDGTNVRDYVHVGDIAAAHVEAAKRLASGQPIEPAYNLGSGDGLSVKQIMDAMVRVTGIDFEPAIGPRRPGDPDRIVAAGDLAARDLGWTMRYTVDEMVRTGWEARRAAG; from the coding sequence ATGTCCTGGCTTGTCACCGGCGGCGCCGGCTATATCGGAGCACACGTCGTCCGCGCACTGTCATCGGCGGGGCTCACCCCGGTCGTGCTGGACGACCTCTCCAGCGGCCGCCCGTCGTTCGTGACCGAGGACGTCGCCCTCGTGGAGGGCACGATCCTCGACCGCGAGCTGGTCGAGCGCACGCTGCGCGAACACGACGTGGAGGGCGTGATCCACGTCGCCGGATTCAAGTACGCGGGCGTCTCGGTGCAGCGCCCCCTGCACACCTATGCCCAGAACGTCGAGGGCACCCGCGTGATCCTCGAGGCGATGCAGTCCGCCGGGGTCGCGAACATCGTCTTCTCCTCGTCGGCGGCCGTCTACGGCACCCCCGATGTGGCACTCGTCACCGAGGACACCCCCAAGCATCCGGCCAGTCCGTACGGCGAATCGAAGCTGATCGGCGAGTGGCTGCTGCGCGATCAGGGCGTCGCGACCGCGGCATCCGACACGCCGCTGCGGCACACCTCGCTGCGCTACTTCAACGTCGTGGGCTCCGCGGACCCGACGGTGTACGACGTCAGCCCGCACAACCTCTTCCCGATCGTATTCGAGGCGCTGCTCGAGGGCCGCACGCCGTCGATCTTCGGCGACGACTACGACACCCCCGACGGCACGAATGTGCGCGACTACGTGCACGTCGGCGACATCGCGGCCGCCCACGTCGAGGCGGCGAAGCGCCTGGCATCCGGTCAGCCGATCGAGCCCGCCTACAACCTCGGCTCCGGCGACGGGCTGAGCGTGAAGCAGATCATGGATGCCATGGTGCGCGTCACCGGCATCGACTTCGAGCCCGCGATCGGGCCGCGCCGCCCTGGCGACCCGGACCGGATCGTGGCCGCCGGCGATCTCGCCGCGCGCGACCTGGGCTGGACCATGCGCTACACGGTCGACGAGATGGTGCGCACCGGCTGGGAGGCCCGGCGCGCCGCCGGGTGA
- a CDS encoding DUF2264 domain-containing protein, whose protein sequence is MTRTSQPSERSSMRTGSRDALVAFADRMLSGAAAWASPGFARITPPGAPGGYGTAVDGLEGFARTFLLAGFRIVGAHGEGVDGLIRDYTRGIVAGVDPASEERWVRLDEHPQAKVEAASIALILDMTRPWIWDRLDVLTRQRVIDYLTPVVGDDTYPRNNWVWFRIVVQTFLRSVGGPWSASDIAADLARHDSFARGDGWFSDGDERAYDHYVGWALHLYPVLWSRMQGAAELAAELGEDRFARDVEALDRYLQDAVHLVGADGAPLIQGRSLIYRFAAAAPFWVGALAQVPSTDLGTLRHVAMGVIAHFDEHGAPDQDDLLSMGWHAPWRRLAQNYSGPSSPYWAAKGMLGIALPADHPVWAAPEPAPGSDDLRTIAPAGWIVSGTASDGIVRVINHGTDHAEPDAEVGDSPLYARMGYSTASSPLLNGDAWAEPLEQSVALVDAAGRATHRAGMALLRIDADADGGVAVAASVSRVHWIDPAEVQVRHGSGITGAVTVAGRITTCSIVRGAWEVRLVRIDVRDGAGRDAALRIGGWALAGEPGQVETTVSTDAASARLDDLVSIVVPLTPGLAPGIERRTDASPLGPDAAVPVVTGAPEDGTWIAAAVLLGGAEPPASVPSLELHAEAAVVGWPDGRRTTTRLPRPSGA, encoded by the coding sequence GTGACCCGCACATCGCAGCCGTCCGAGCGCAGCTCGATGCGGACGGGATCGCGGGACGCGCTGGTCGCGTTCGCCGACCGGATGCTGAGCGGAGCCGCCGCATGGGCCTCACCGGGCTTCGCCCGCATCACACCTCCCGGAGCGCCGGGCGGCTACGGAACCGCCGTCGACGGGCTGGAGGGCTTCGCCCGCACCTTCCTGCTCGCCGGATTCCGCATCGTCGGTGCGCACGGTGAGGGCGTCGACGGACTGATCCGCGACTACACCCGCGGCATCGTCGCCGGCGTCGACCCGGCCTCCGAGGAGCGCTGGGTGCGACTGGACGAGCATCCGCAGGCCAAAGTCGAGGCCGCCTCGATCGCGCTCATCCTCGACATGACCCGCCCGTGGATCTGGGATCGGCTCGACGTCCTCACCCGGCAGCGCGTCATCGACTACCTGACACCCGTCGTGGGCGACGACACCTACCCGCGCAACAACTGGGTGTGGTTCCGCATCGTCGTGCAGACCTTCCTGCGCTCGGTCGGCGGACCCTGGTCGGCTTCCGACATCGCCGCGGACCTCGCCCGTCACGATTCCTTCGCGCGCGGCGACGGCTGGTTCTCGGACGGCGACGAGCGCGCCTACGACCACTACGTCGGCTGGGCGCTGCACCTGTACCCGGTGCTCTGGTCGCGCATGCAGGGCGCCGCCGAACTGGCGGCCGAGCTGGGTGAGGACCGCTTTGCGCGCGACGTCGAGGCGCTCGACCGCTACCTGCAGGATGCCGTGCACCTGGTCGGCGCCGACGGTGCGCCGCTCATCCAGGGCCGCAGCCTGATCTACCGCTTCGCCGCCGCCGCACCGTTCTGGGTCGGCGCCCTCGCCCAGGTGCCGTCCACGGATCTCGGAACCCTGCGGCACGTCGCGATGGGCGTCATCGCGCACTTCGACGAGCACGGCGCCCCCGACCAGGACGACCTGCTGAGCATGGGCTGGCACGCACCGTGGCGGCGGCTCGCGCAGAACTACTCCGGTCCGTCATCGCCGTACTGGGCGGCGAAGGGGATGCTGGGCATCGCGCTTCCCGCCGACCACCCGGTGTGGGCCGCCCCCGAACCGGCGCCGGGCTCCGACGATCTGCGCACGATCGCGCCGGCCGGCTGGATCGTGTCCGGCACCGCATCCGACGGCATCGTGCGCGTGATCAACCACGGCACCGACCACGCCGAGCCGGATGCCGAGGTCGGCGACTCCCCGCTGTACGCGCGGATGGGCTACTCCACCGCGTCCTCGCCGCTGCTCAACGGCGACGCCTGGGCCGAGCCGCTGGAGCAGTCCGTCGCGCTGGTGGACGCCGCCGGTCGCGCCACGCACCGGGCGGGCATGGCCCTGCTGCGGATCGATGCGGATGCCGACGGCGGCGTCGCAGTGGCAGCATCCGTCAGCCGTGTGCACTGGATCGACCCTGCCGAGGTGCAGGTGCGGCACGGCTCGGGGATCACCGGAGCGGTGACCGTCGCCGGGCGGATCACCACCTGCTCGATCGTCCGCGGTGCGTGGGAGGTGCGGCTGGTGCGCATCGACGTGCGCGACGGTGCGGGCCGTGACGCGGCGCTGCGCATCGGCGGATGGGCGCTGGCCGGCGAACCAGGACAGGTCGAGACGACGGTGTCGACGGATGCCGCATCCGCGCGCCTCGACGACCTCGTGAGCATCGTGGTGCCGCTCACGCCGGGTCTCGCTCCCGGCATCGAACGGCGGACGGATGCCAGCCCCCTCGGCCCCGACGCCGCCGTCCCCGTCGTCACGGGCGCCCCCGAGGACGGTACGTGGATCGCCGCGGCCGTGCTGCTCGGCGGCGCGGAGCCGCCGGCATCCGTCCCCTCGCTCGAGCTCCACGCCGAAGCAGCAGTGGTCGGCTGGCCGGACGGACGGCGCACGACCACCCGCCTGCCGCGGCCCAGCGGCGCCTGA